The Achromobacter pestifer genome includes a region encoding these proteins:
- a CDS encoding L-rhamnonate dehydratase: MKIKSVRARVYEWTGKTVPPQGNFCSNAMDLLYSKQETMSTFRFHGWTVVEVETDDGIVGLGNVALAPRVAKAIIDQYLAPLVIGQDPWDYEYLWQRMYRSTHAWGRKGVTMAAISAIDLAIWDILGKSVNKPVFKLLGGRTKEKIPVYYSKLYRTDLKAMQEEAQTYLDQGFTAFKMRFGHGPAHLQKGVSENLKSVAAVREVIGYDTDLMLECYMGWNLEYAKRILPKLEKFEPRWLEEPVIADDIDGYAELNQLTSIPISGGEHEFSLYGFKQLLDRKAVSVVQYDTNRVGGITAAHKINALCEAYSVPVVPHAGQMHNYHLTMSTLASPMSEYFPMFDVEVGNELFYYIFDGEPVAKEGFIDLDDDKPGLGLTLKTEYLKDFNIIE; encoded by the coding sequence AACCATGAGCACCTTCCGCTTCCACGGCTGGACCGTGGTCGAGGTGGAGACGGACGACGGCATCGTCGGCCTGGGCAACGTGGCGCTGGCGCCGCGCGTGGCCAAGGCCATCATCGACCAGTACCTGGCCCCGCTGGTGATCGGGCAGGATCCCTGGGACTACGAATACCTGTGGCAGCGCATGTACCGCTCCACCCACGCCTGGGGCCGCAAGGGCGTGACCATGGCCGCGATTTCGGCCATCGACCTGGCCATCTGGGACATCCTGGGCAAGTCGGTGAACAAGCCCGTCTTCAAGCTGCTGGGCGGCCGCACCAAGGAAAAGATCCCGGTCTACTACTCCAAGCTCTACCGCACCGACCTGAAGGCCATGCAGGAAGAGGCCCAGACCTATCTGGACCAGGGCTTCACGGCCTTCAAGATGCGCTTCGGCCATGGCCCCGCGCACCTGCAGAAGGGCGTGTCGGAAAACCTGAAATCGGTGGCGGCCGTGCGCGAGGTGATCGGCTACGACACCGACCTGATGCTGGAGTGCTACATGGGCTGGAACCTGGAATACGCCAAGCGCATCCTGCCCAAGCTGGAGAAGTTCGAACCGCGCTGGCTGGAAGAGCCCGTCATCGCCGACGACATTGACGGCTATGCGGAACTGAACCAGCTGACCTCGATCCCAATCTCCGGCGGCGAGCATGAATTCTCGCTGTACGGCTTCAAGCAGCTGCTGGACCGCAAAGCGGTGTCAGTGGTGCAGTACGACACCAACCGCGTGGGCGGCATCACGGCGGCGCACAAGATCAACGCGCTGTGCGAGGCCTACAGCGTGCCGGTCGTGCCGCATGCCGGCCAGATGCACAACTACCACCTGACCATGAGCACGCTGGCCTCGCCCATGAGCGAATACTTCCCCATGTTCGACGTGGAGGTCGGCAACGAGCTGTTCTATTACATCTTCGACGGCGAGCCGGTGGCCAAGGAAGGTTTCATCGATCTGGACGACGACAAGCCTGGCCTGGGCCTGACGCTGAAGACGGAATACCTCAAAGACTTCAACATCATCGAATAA